In one window of Frigoriglobus tundricola DNA:
- a CDS encoding replication protein RepA — protein sequence MTDSNHTANDISHLTLSPTQRKRLDAATAIRSTRPDQIDFLHTVQCQCGIPYVNPGDAVREWERKQGLATLRIEAGSAYDPATGQFVKQGLPYGEKPRLVLIHLATEAIRSGSPVVDVEDSMTAFARALGLATNGPHLRHLKDQLSRLASATVRMGMVEGGRAVQVNTQIVSAIDLWYPSEPGQRVLWTSSVRLSAEYFASLKRHAVPLDRRAVGALAGSALALDVYTWLAQRLHRVPAGKPQFIPWAGVYDQFGQGYARVRDFRRRFLDTLRLVQAVYPQARLSADDRGLTLEHSTPPVAGKADQLLIG from the coding sequence GTGACGGACAGTAACCACACGGCCAACGACATTTCCCACCTGACCCTGTCCCCGACCCAGCGGAAACGGCTGGACGCTGCCACGGCGATTCGCTCTACCCGGCCCGACCAGATCGACTTCCTGCATACTGTCCAGTGTCAATGTGGCATCCCGTACGTCAACCCGGGCGACGCGGTGCGGGAGTGGGAGCGGAAGCAGGGGTTAGCGACCCTCCGGATCGAGGCCGGCTCGGCGTACGATCCCGCCACCGGGCAGTTCGTCAAGCAGGGGCTACCGTACGGCGAGAAGCCGCGGCTGGTGCTCATCCACCTGGCCACCGAGGCGATCCGCTCCGGGTCACCGGTCGTGGACGTGGAAGACTCGATGACCGCATTCGCCCGGGCACTCGGGCTCGCGACCAATGGCCCGCACCTGCGGCATCTGAAGGACCAGTTGTCGCGCCTGGCCTCGGCCACGGTCCGCATGGGGATGGTGGAAGGGGGGAGGGCGGTCCAGGTCAACACCCAGATCGTCAGCGCGATCGACCTTTGGTACCCGAGCGAGCCGGGCCAGCGGGTCCTCTGGACGAGTTCCGTCCGGCTCAGTGCCGAATACTTCGCCAGCCTGAAACGTCATGCTGTTCCCCTCGACCGCCGGGCGGTTGGGGCACTGGCCGGGTCAGCGTTGGCCCTCGACGTGTACACGTGGCTGGCCCAGCGGCTGCACCGCGTGCCGGCGGGGAAGCCGCAATTCATCCCGTGGGCGGGTGTGTACGACCAGTTCGGCCAGGGATATGCGCGGGTGCGAGACTTCCGCCGCCGATTCCTTGACACCCTGCGGCTGGTTCAGGCTGTCTACCCACAAGCCCGGCTTTCGGCTGACGATCGCGGGCTGACGCTGGAACACAGCACGCCGCCGGTGGCCGGCAAGGCGGACCAGCTCCTGATCGGTTAA
- the parA gene encoding ParA family partition ATPase, translated as MPVISFLNQKGGVGKTTLAIHIADALTRRNHKTLLVDADPQGSALDWAAARQGEPRFPVIGLPRPSIHKELGVIAQGYAWTVIDGPPRVYEVARSAIMASDAVLIPVQPSPYDVWSANEILELFKESDIYRPDVRRAFVINRKIANTAIGRDVNEALSEYRLPVLKAAVCQRVSFADSATLGKTVFDVDAEGQAAREVMELVKEIERFVR; from the coding sequence ATGCCGGTCATTTCGTTTCTCAACCAGAAGGGAGGAGTGGGCAAGACGACGCTGGCCATCCACATCGCCGACGCCCTGACCCGCCGCAACCACAAGACTCTCCTCGTCGACGCCGACCCACAGGGCAGCGCCCTCGATTGGGCGGCCGCCCGGCAGGGGGAGCCCCGGTTTCCCGTCATCGGTCTCCCCAGGCCGTCCATCCACAAGGAACTCGGGGTCATTGCCCAGGGGTACGCGTGGACCGTGATCGACGGCCCGCCGCGGGTCTACGAGGTCGCCCGGTCCGCGATCATGGCCTCGGACGCCGTCCTCATCCCGGTCCAACCGTCGCCCTACGACGTGTGGTCCGCCAACGAGATCCTCGAGCTGTTCAAGGAGTCCGACATTTACCGCCCGGACGTCCGCCGCGCATTTGTGATTAATCGCAAAATCGCAAATACGGCGATCGGACGGGACGTGAACGAGGCCCTGTCCGAGTACCGACTCCCGGTCCTGAAGGCCGCCGTCTGCCAGCGGGTGTCCTTTGCCGACAGTGCGACCCTCGGCAAGACCGTGTTCGACGTCGACGCCGAGGGGCAGGCCGCCCGGGAGGTGATGGAACTGGTGAAGGAGATCGAAAGGTTCGTGAGATGA
- the mobF gene encoding MobF family relaxase has protein sequence MLRIVPTQSAAQAKGYYSHSDYYSEGQELDGVWRGRAAERLGLAGQVEKGQFDALCDNRNPTTGEQVTASHRANRTVGYDFNFHAPKSLSLLHAVTDDPALLRAFQDAVDETMRRIEADMQARVRKGYQYQDRTTGEMVWARFDHLTARPIGGIPDPHLHSHCFVMNMTFDRDEGEWKAGQFRNLKRDAPYYQAVFHANLTARLRDLGLPLEKTPDGWEVQGFSRTTLEKFSRRTKQIEELASARGITDAEEKAALGAKTREGKSKHLTMSDLRRLWSDRLDPSERGAVEKLRVHPAPSPSGDLDVRAALDYAGRHLFERQSVVGERQLIAEMLQAGLGRFSVREAENAIARSDVIVREVKGQRLATTREVLREEECLIAFARDGRGRVAPLGRANDPIRRDWLNAGQRAAVQHVLTAPDRVMLIRGSAGAGKTSLMQEAVEAIERGGKKVFTFAPSAEASRGVLRREGFADAETVARLLVDAELQERTRGQVLWIDEAGLLGSRTMRQVFDLADRLDCRVVLSGDRKQHGAVERGAVLKVLEDQAGLPVAEVKEIQRQKGAYKEAVSLLAEGRTEEGFDALNALGWVREVPDADRYQQLADDYVAAVKDGKTALVVSPTHAEGDKVTAAIRQGLQAVGRIGSDDRTIATLTRVDLTEAQRGREGHYRPGDVLQFHQNAKGFPIGQRLVVGEGQSVPCDQASRFQVYRPGSLTLATGDSIRITRGGATRDGHKLENGAVYSVAGFTPTGDIRLQNGWVVDHGYGHLAYAYVATSHASQGKTVDRVFIGQSSQSWPATSREQFYVSASRGRQQVTVYTDDKDVLRDAIQQSHEKLAATELLAGDAHCDAIRHRLRLDWATDQSRRAEERTREHVREAVYE, from the coding sequence ATGCTCCGCATCGTTCCCACTCAATCCGCGGCTCAGGCCAAGGGATATTACAGTCACTCGGATTATTACAGCGAGGGGCAAGAGCTGGACGGCGTCTGGCGGGGCCGGGCGGCCGAACGGCTCGGGCTCGCCGGACAAGTCGAGAAGGGTCAGTTCGATGCGCTCTGTGATAACCGGAACCCGACGACCGGCGAACAGGTTACCGCCAGCCACCGGGCTAACCGAACCGTCGGTTACGACTTCAACTTCCACGCCCCCAAATCACTGTCGCTGCTGCACGCCGTCACCGATGACCCGGCGTTACTGCGGGCCTTCCAGGACGCCGTCGACGAAACGATGCGGCGGATCGAGGCCGACATGCAGGCCCGGGTCCGGAAGGGCTACCAGTACCAGGATCGCACGACGGGTGAGATGGTGTGGGCGCGTTTCGATCACCTGACGGCCCGGCCGATCGGTGGCATCCCCGATCCGCACCTGCACAGCCACTGCTTCGTGATGAACATGACGTTCGACCGAGACGAGGGGGAATGGAAGGCCGGCCAGTTCCGTAACCTCAAGCGGGACGCGCCGTATTATCAGGCGGTCTTTCACGCGAACCTGACGGCCCGGTTGCGCGACTTGGGGCTCCCGCTGGAGAAAACCCCGGACGGCTGGGAAGTGCAGGGCTTCTCTCGCACCACGCTGGAGAAGTTTTCCCGCCGGACGAAGCAAATCGAGGAGCTGGCGTCCGCTCGGGGGATCACCGATGCGGAGGAGAAGGCGGCGCTGGGGGCGAAGACGCGTGAGGGCAAGAGCAAGCACCTGACGATGAGTGACCTCCGCCGCCTCTGGTCGGACCGTCTCGACCCGTCCGAACGCGGGGCGGTGGAGAAGCTCCGAGTACATCCCGCTCCGTCCCCATCTGGTGACCTCGACGTCCGGGCGGCCCTGGACTACGCCGGCCGGCACCTCTTCGAGAGGCAGTCGGTCGTGGGCGAACGGCAACTGATCGCCGAAATGCTCCAGGCCGGGCTCGGCCGGTTTTCCGTTCGGGAGGCCGAGAACGCGATTGCCCGATCGGACGTGATCGTCCGCGAGGTGAAGGGCCAGCGGTTGGCGACGACCCGCGAGGTTCTCCGCGAGGAAGAGTGCCTCATTGCGTTTGCTCGCGACGGGCGCGGGCGGGTCGCCCCGCTCGGGCGGGCCAACGACCCCATCCGTCGGGACTGGCTCAATGCGGGCCAGCGAGCGGCGGTGCAGCACGTGCTGACCGCGCCGGATCGGGTGATGCTGATTCGCGGCTCGGCCGGGGCGGGGAAAACGTCGCTGATGCAGGAGGCGGTCGAGGCGATCGAACGCGGCGGCAAGAAGGTCTTTACGTTCGCTCCTTCTGCCGAAGCGAGTCGGGGCGTCCTGCGGCGGGAGGGCTTCGCCGACGCCGAGACCGTCGCCCGGTTGCTCGTGGACGCCGAACTGCAAGAGCGGACGCGGGGGCAGGTCCTCTGGATCGACGAAGCGGGGCTCCTGGGCAGCCGGACGATGCGGCAGGTCTTCGATCTGGCCGATCGGCTCGATTGCCGGGTGGTTCTCTCCGGCGACCGCAAACAGCACGGGGCGGTCGAACGTGGGGCGGTGCTGAAGGTCCTCGAAGACCAGGCGGGTTTGCCGGTCGCGGAGGTCAAGGAGATCCAGCGACAGAAGGGGGCGTACAAGGAAGCGGTGAGTCTCCTGGCGGAGGGCCGGACGGAAGAGGGGTTCGACGCGCTCAATGCCCTCGGCTGGGTCCGGGAAGTCCCCGATGCCGATCGTTACCAACAACTGGCCGATGATTATGTCGCCGCGGTGAAGGACGGAAAAACGGCTTTGGTCGTCTCGCCGACCCACGCGGAAGGGGACAAGGTGACCGCCGCCATTCGCCAGGGCCTTCAGGCCGTCGGCCGGATCGGCAGCGACGACCGAACCATTGCCACGCTGACCCGCGTCGATCTGACCGAGGCCCAGCGCGGGCGGGAAGGCCACTATCGGCCCGGCGACGTGCTCCAGTTTCACCAGAACGCCAAAGGGTTTCCGATCGGCCAGCGGCTGGTGGTCGGCGAAGGACAATCGGTTCCGTGCGATCAGGCCAGCCGCTTCCAGGTCTACCGGCCGGGGTCCCTGACCCTCGCGACCGGCGACAGCATTCGCATCACGCGCGGGGGGGCAACACGGGACGGCCACAAATTGGAAAATGGAGCGGTCTACTCGGTGGCGGGTTTCACCCCAACCGGAGACATCCGTCTGCAAAATGGCTGGGTCGTCGATCACGGTTACGGTCACCTGGCCTACGCCTACGTGGCCACCTCTCACGCGTCCCAGGGGAAGACGGTCGATCGTGTATTCATCGGACAGTCGAGCCAGTCCTGGCCCGCCACTTCGCGTGAGCAGTTCTACGTCTCGGCTTCGCGGGGCCGGCAGCAGGTGACCGTCTACACCGACGACAAGGACGTCCTACGTGACGCGATTCAGCAGAGCCATGAAAAGCTCGCGGCCACGGAGTTACTAGCCGGCGATGCACATTGTGACGCGATCCGGCACCGGCTGCGATTGGACTGGGCGACGGACCAGAGCCGTCGAGCAGAGGAACGGACGAGGGAACACGTCCGGGAGGCCGTCTATGAGTGA
- the tnpC gene encoding IS66 family transposase has protein sequence MDSDAPLPTDVLTLQGMVRALQAENADLRTQLQRQAEQFQRTIDDLRAEVAALKAKLDRATTHRFGRRSERTPKPPKVPGDGPAKRRHDHGRSPLPAHLERRDTVLDLTPDERRCSGCGGDRVCIGQTQTEQLDCDPTPYFVRRTIRKTYACQQCPPTVRAEDRIRTATPSTVGPIDKGLCGPGLLAEVLVGKFLDHLPLHRQVARIGRAGVTVSESTLGDWVKQSAVLLTSLYQLMLERVRTCPVLWSDDTRSRFAQPGERTMPHGHFWVGIGDPTAPYTAFHFTTGYDAASGPDQFLGGFRGHVHADCLAQYNGLFAAGAKHVACWSHARRKFLGAGDPGAKAVERINRLYHIEHTLPAPDSPEHIVARRATRQARALPILNDLKAWLDAALGTALPKSALGAAIRYVANHWAAFVRYTEDGRLSIDNNLSERTLRLIAVGRSNWKFVGSAKAGAHAAVHFSVVGTCRHLGLDATAYLREVLPALHALGEKPTADQLAPLLPDVWAKRQQSRLLVA, from the coding sequence ATGGACTCCGACGCCCCGCTGCCGACCGACGTGCTGACCCTCCAAGGGATGGTGCGTGCCCTCCAGGCCGAAAACGCCGACCTCCGCACGCAGCTCCAACGCCAGGCCGAGCAGTTCCAACGGACCATCGACGACCTGCGTGCCGAGGTCGCGGCCTTGAAGGCGAAGTTGGACCGGGCCACGACGCACCGGTTCGGCCGGCGGTCCGAACGCACACCGAAGCCACCGAAGGTCCCCGGCGACGGACCCGCGAAGCGGCGCCACGACCACGGCCGTTCGCCACTCCCGGCGCACCTCGAACGCCGCGACACGGTCCTCGATCTGACCCCCGACGAGCGCCGCTGCTCGGGCTGTGGTGGCGACCGCGTGTGCATCGGCCAGACCCAGACCGAGCAACTCGATTGCGACCCGACCCCGTACTTCGTGCGGCGCACGATCCGCAAGACGTACGCGTGCCAACAGTGCCCCCCGACGGTCCGGGCCGAGGACCGGATCCGGACCGCCACGCCGAGTACCGTCGGACCGATCGACAAGGGACTGTGTGGTCCGGGCTTGTTGGCCGAGGTTCTCGTCGGGAAGTTCCTCGACCACCTGCCGCTGCACCGCCAAGTCGCCCGGATCGGGCGCGCGGGGGTGACGGTGTCCGAGAGTACCTTGGGCGATTGGGTGAAACAGTCCGCGGTGTTACTGACGTCGCTGTACCAGTTGATGCTCGAGCGGGTGCGCACGTGTCCGGTCCTCTGGTCCGATGACACCCGCTCGCGGTTCGCCCAGCCCGGTGAGCGAACGATGCCGCACGGCCACTTCTGGGTGGGGATCGGAGATCCGACGGCCCCGTACACGGCGTTCCACTTCACGACCGGTTACGACGCCGCGAGCGGACCGGACCAGTTCTTAGGCGGCTTCCGGGGCCACGTGCATGCCGATTGCCTCGCACAGTACAACGGCCTGTTCGCCGCCGGAGCCAAGCACGTCGCCTGTTGGTCCCACGCGCGCCGCAAGTTCCTCGGCGCCGGGGACCCCGGGGCCAAGGCGGTCGAACGCATCAACCGGTTGTACCACATCGAGCACACGCTTCCGGCGCCGGACTCACCGGAGCACATCGTCGCCCGTCGCGCGACGCGGCAAGCAAGGGCGCTCCCGATCCTGAACGACCTGAAGGCGTGGCTCGACGCGGCACTCGGGACGGCGTTGCCCAAGTCGGCCCTGGGGGCCGCGATCCGGTACGTGGCGAATCACTGGGCCGCGTTCGTCCGGTACACCGAGGACGGGCGACTCTCGATCGATAATAACCTGAGCGAGCGAACGCTCCGGCTGATCGCCGTGGGTCGGAGCAATTGGAAGTTCGTGGGCAGTGCGAAGGCCGGTGCGCACGCCGCGGTTCACTTCTCGGTGGTGGGCACGTGTCGGCACTTGGGTCTCGATGCGACGGCATACCTGCGTGAGGTTCTTCCGGCCCTTCATGCGTTGGGCGAGAAGCCGACGGCGGACCAACTCGCACCTCTTCTGCCCGACGTGTGGGCGAAGCGTCAACAATCCCGACTCCTCGTCGCGTAA
- the tnpB gene encoding IS66 family insertion sequence element accessory protein TnpB (TnpB, as the term is used for proteins encoded by IS66 family insertion elements, is considered an accessory protein, since TnpC, encoded by a neighboring gene, is a DDE family transposase.) produces MLSIPPTTQLWYGGAVDLRLGFDGLYRHVQSTLQADPLSGHLFIFTNRSANRLKALYWTRHGLCLWCQRLERGRYHFPTPTDRKLELTATEFAMILDGIDYSSAKRFTRYCRPKASESDLRTRTS; encoded by the coding sequence GTGCTGAGCATTCCACCCACCACCCAGCTCTGGTACGGCGGGGCCGTCGATCTGCGCCTCGGGTTCGACGGCCTGTACCGCCACGTCCAATCCACGCTTCAGGCCGATCCCTTGAGCGGGCATCTGTTCATTTTCACCAATCGCTCGGCCAACCGGCTCAAGGCCCTGTACTGGACCCGCCACGGGCTCTGCTTGTGGTGCCAGCGACTCGAGCGCGGGCGGTACCACTTCCCCACCCCGACCGACCGCAAACTCGAACTCACCGCCACCGAGTTCGCCATGATCCTCGACGGCATCGACTACTCGTCGGCCAAACGTTTCACCCGTTATTGTCGCCCGAAAGCGTCCGAATCCGACTTGCGCACCCGCACGTCCTGA
- the tnpA gene encoding IS66 family insertion sequence element accessory protein TnpA — MPAVPAASRRDPAATRRRWAERLERFRRSGQTIAQFCAAEGVSPPSFYVWRRTLADHAPSPVPVTPTLVPIRLTPSPAGPPIEVVFPSGTVLRFPVDARPEVIAALVHAVEGRPC; from the coding sequence GTGCCTGCTGTCCCTGCTGCCTCTCGCCGTGACCCGGCCGCCACCCGTCGCCGGTGGGCCGAACGACTCGAACGGTTCCGCCGGTCGGGGCAGACGATCGCTCAGTTCTGTGCCGCCGAGGGCGTCTCACCGCCGTCCTTTTATGTGTGGCGGCGAACCCTCGCGGACCACGCCCCATCACCCGTACCGGTCACTCCGACGCTCGTCCCCATCCGCCTGACCCCGTCGCCCGCCGGACCGCCGATCGAGGTGGTGTTCCCGTCGGGAACCGTCCTGCGGTTCCCGGTCGATGCCCGACCGGAGGTCATCGCCGCCCTCGTGCATGCGGTGGAGGGGCGCCCGTGCTGA
- a CDS encoding DUF1573 domain-containing protein, with protein sequence MGVGPIIQCPSEVEMGEHELGETAENRFTLRNAGSKPLKIFNVRTNCSCSGLERVEDAKYSRLESTELAPGQTIDLAIRVGVKGGLGRAVKNQIAFETNDPAYPEFVITATINKVTSGICASPTSVLLDTLVVGQRAAADVDLFDYMVPPRRIERVECVGAEGMTAKLLPAQAAAPAGAGDNDAVDVPVGRVHIEFEARKVGPIEGMLLIYVVGETKAPNGIPVVGRVTQPVQVTPDTLVLPVVTAAGPRYISEVQCRAAANTPIEVTVSQKVDGLVVVATPTNETRLVWTVTVSDNSPADRRSAKTARRVVTLTVREGQKSFDIQLPVILAQE encoded by the coding sequence ATGGGAGTCGGCCCAATAATTCAGTGCCCAAGCGAAGTCGAGATGGGTGAACACGAGCTCGGGGAGACGGCCGAAAATCGTTTCACTTTGCGAAATGCCGGAAGTAAGCCCCTTAAAATTTTCAACGTCCGGACGAATTGTTCGTGCTCGGGGCTCGAGCGGGTCGAAGATGCGAAATATTCACGGTTGGAGTCGACTGAACTCGCGCCTGGGCAAACGATCGACTTGGCCATTCGGGTAGGTGTGAAAGGCGGGTTGGGTCGCGCGGTCAAAAATCAGATCGCTTTCGAGACGAACGATCCAGCGTATCCCGAATTTGTTATCACGGCGACCATCAACAAAGTGACGAGCGGGATCTGTGCGTCTCCCACGAGCGTGCTACTTGACACGCTCGTGGTAGGGCAGCGGGCAGCGGCAGACGTAGACCTGTTCGATTACATGGTGCCGCCGCGTAGGATAGAGCGAGTCGAGTGCGTGGGTGCGGAGGGTATGACTGCCAAGTTGTTACCTGCCCAGGCAGCGGCACCCGCCGGAGCGGGCGATAACGACGCGGTGGATGTACCGGTGGGCCGGGTTCACATTGAGTTCGAAGCGCGTAAAGTAGGTCCGATCGAGGGGATGCTGCTAATATATGTCGTGGGCGAGACAAAAGCGCCGAACGGGATTCCTGTCGTTGGGCGGGTCACTCAACCCGTTCAGGTCACACCTGACACGCTCGTCCTCCCTGTGGTAACGGCCGCGGGGCCACGGTACATCTCCGAAGTCCAATGCCGAGCGGCGGCAAATACGCCTATAGAAGTCACTGTCTCCCAAAAGGTGGACGGACTGGTGGTAGTAGCCACTCCGACAAACGAGACTCGCTTGGTTTGGACGGTGACCGTGTCAGACAACTCGCCGGCTGATCGCCGGTCAGCCAAAACCGCCCGCCGTGTTGTAACCCTGACGGTGCGGGAAGGGCAGAAGTCGTTTGACATCCAGTTACCCGTGATACTTGCTCAGGAGTAG
- a CDS encoding DUF1559 family PulG-like putative transporter: protein MLRSICRSALCRAGVTLIELIVVIGILSLLIAILLPAIQDVRRAAARVSCQSNMRQIVLALHNYENVHERFPSLPVRDGLKDVNMILQWMTHILPQMEQESLWVQAVTATAADPNPWHNPPHAPFSTVIKSYVCSSDSRLAVPVIDVDGRRAGFTSYVGVGGGQQWDGVLGLPGPGVGPADITDGLSQTVMIGERPPPGDLSAGEWYSNLTPGDGKYSGPDGGIWADNVAPYSANCNGAFRFGPGRLTNTCDRYHFWSLHSGGGNFAFCDGSVHFMTYSAASILPALATRAGGEVVAVPD from the coding sequence ATGTTGCGATCGATCTGCCGGTCGGCATTGTGTCGTGCAGGGGTGACCCTGATCGAACTGATAGTCGTAATCGGTATCCTCTCGCTACTGATCGCGATTTTATTGCCAGCGATTCAAGATGTACGCCGGGCTGCAGCTAGAGTCTCTTGTCAAAGTAACATGCGGCAAATAGTGCTTGCGCTCCACAACTATGAAAACGTCCACGAGCGGTTCCCGTCTCTCCCGGTGCGAGATGGGCTAAAAGACGTTAACATGATATTGCAGTGGATGACACACATTCTGCCGCAAATGGAGCAAGAGTCGCTATGGGTTCAAGCGGTTACAGCGACGGCCGCAGATCCGAACCCTTGGCACAACCCTCCACACGCCCCTTTTTCAACAGTTATAAAATCGTATGTTTGCAGTTCCGATTCGCGATTGGCCGTTCCGGTCATTGATGTGGATGGTCGTCGCGCTGGCTTTACTTCTTACGTCGGTGTCGGCGGTGGCCAGCAATGGGATGGCGTCCTAGGTCTCCCAGGGCCGGGCGTAGGTCCGGCAGATATAACCGACGGATTGAGTCAGACGGTGATGATCGGCGAACGTCCCCCGCCGGGGGATCTTTCGGCTGGAGAATGGTATTCAAACCTCACCCCAGGAGATGGGAAATATTCCGGTCCTGACGGGGGCATTTGGGCTGATAACGTTGCGCCCTACTCTGCCAACTGTAACGGCGCATTTCGATTCGGACCGGGACGTCTCACGAATACGTGTGACCGATACCATTTTTGGAGCTTACACTCGGGGGGAGGGAATTTCGCGTTCTGCGATGGCTCTGTCCACTTCATGACCTACTCCGCCGCCAGTATCCTTCCCGCTCTCGCGACCCGCGCTGGGGGCGAAGTGGTCGCTGTGCCGGATTGA
- a CDS encoding MauE/DoxX family redox-associated membrane protein has translation MLSKQSISRCFSRVAVVAAGIIVLTAAALKYHFALTDPGPVVTLTDSELAAVTLIGAELFFGLWSLIGVYPHLLRVVGGALFTVFCVASVMTLADGNKTCSCFGRVTIPPGLTAIVDAAMAFALWYLPPGEEPKAWGARRPGWVIAILLTIVVATTVPLAVHRAVFEPQSIVIDQRHLDFGSIVVGGRKELVVPITNTTSRLITITSFRTSCPCLSVWPVEIPPRTTASLVLVYDGSAQNRMAGGYRITFAAIRSESGVAFIGHVDIKVIADQDNESP, from the coding sequence ATGCTGTCAAAGCAATCGATATCGCGATGTTTCTCGCGCGTAGCAGTTGTCGCTGCCGGAATTATCGTCCTCACCGCGGCCGCACTCAAATATCATTTCGCGCTTACCGACCCAGGACCAGTGGTAACTCTGACCGACTCAGAATTAGCCGCAGTGACCTTGATCGGCGCAGAACTTTTCTTCGGGTTGTGGTCGCTCATCGGTGTGTACCCGCATCTATTACGGGTCGTGGGCGGCGCACTATTCACCGTCTTTTGTGTCGCTTCGGTCATGACTCTGGCTGACGGGAACAAAACATGCAGTTGCTTCGGTCGGGTGACGATACCGCCGGGCCTGACAGCGATAGTCGACGCGGCGATGGCGTTCGCGCTCTGGTATCTACCCCCTGGAGAAGAACCGAAGGCGTGGGGCGCCCGCCGCCCGGGATGGGTAATTGCTATTTTGCTCACTATTGTAGTAGCAACTACCGTCCCCCTCGCAGTTCACCGCGCGGTTTTTGAACCCCAATCGATCGTAATCGACCAGAGGCATCTCGATTTTGGGTCGATCGTTGTGGGCGGCCGGAAGGAACTGGTCGTACCGATAACGAATACGACGTCACGCCTAATCACCATCACCTCCTTTCGCACGTCTTGCCCGTGCCTGAGTGTGTGGCCCGTCGAAATCCCACCACGAACAACCGCCTCACTCGTTCTCGTGTATGACGGCAGCGCACAAAACAGAATGGCCGGTGGATACCGGATCACGTTCGCGGCTATCCGCTCGGAGAGTGGTGTAGCGTTCATAGGTCACGTCGATATTAAAGTAATCGCTGATCAGGACAATGAATCGCCATAA
- a CDS encoding IS701 family transposase, whose product MPSSHTPAPRCPWFSVLAKALDPRSGRRLAALYLGLILAGGRKTLSRWIRAAGLSNQYRRCYATAAAVGRRTEGVATRLLVQVVKPLVGGAPRLVLALDDTPTERHGPKVQGAGVHHNPTPGPAGSPFVYGHVWVVLGLLVTHPLGGLIALPLLARLYIRKKDLGAIPAPDRPEFATKLEMAVALVRWAHGWLKMWAKPVWVVADGAYAKAPVLKPLLALGVTMVSRLRKDAALCSVPEPEPKRRGPRRVYGTQRVSLAKRAGQKGGWATGTFTLYGKAVEKRYKTFEATWRPAGGPIRVVLVDEPKGWVAFFCTDTTATVADILSLVADRFSLETCFRDLKQVVGAGHQQVRGVASNVGCFHLCAWAFTMTEAWAWDRKAEDLVAHRAASPWDDPERRPSHADKRRAWQRELLAEEIQAVVGEHHDPVQIHNLARRCLDLAA is encoded by the coding sequence ATGCCATCGTCGCATACCCCGGCCCCTCGATGCCCGTGGTTTTCCGTGCTCGCCAAGGCCCTGGACCCGCGGTCCGGGCGGCGGCTCGCGGCCCTGTACCTGGGTCTCATCTTGGCCGGCGGGCGGAAGACGCTCAGCCGTTGGATTCGGGCCGCCGGGCTGTCGAACCAATACCGCCGGTGTTACGCCACGGCGGCCGCCGTCGGCCGCCGCACCGAGGGTGTCGCCACGCGCCTGCTGGTGCAGGTGGTCAAGCCCTTGGTGGGGGGCGCGCCCCGGCTGGTCTTGGCCCTCGACGACACCCCGACGGAGCGGCACGGGCCGAAGGTTCAAGGGGCCGGGGTGCATCACAACCCGACCCCGGGGCCGGCCGGGAGCCCGTTCGTGTACGGGCATGTGTGGGTGGTTCTCGGGTTGTTGGTTACCCACCCGCTCGGGGGCCTGATCGCCTTGCCCCTGTTGGCTCGGCTGTACATCCGCAAAAAGGACCTCGGGGCCATCCCCGCGCCGGACCGGCCCGAGTTCGCGACCAAGTTGGAGATGGCCGTGGCGCTGGTGCGGTGGGCCCACGGGTGGCTCAAGATGTGGGCCAAGCCGGTGTGGGTGGTGGCCGACGGGGCGTACGCCAAGGCCCCGGTGCTCAAGCCCCTGCTCGCGTTGGGAGTGACGATGGTGAGTCGGCTCCGCAAGGACGCGGCCCTGTGCTCGGTGCCCGAGCCGGAGCCGAAGCGGCGCGGGCCCCGGCGCGTGTACGGGACGCAGCGGGTCTCGCTGGCCAAGCGGGCCGGCCAGAAGGGCGGGTGGGCCACCGGCACGTTTACCCTGTACGGGAAAGCGGTGGAGAAGAGGTACAAGACGTTCGAGGCCACGTGGCGCCCCGCCGGGGGCCCGATCCGGGTCGTGCTGGTGGACGAGCCCAAGGGATGGGTCGCGTTCTTCTGCACCGACACCACCGCGACCGTGGCCGACATCCTGAGCCTCGTCGCCGACCGGTTCAGCCTGGAAACCTGTTTTCGGGATCTCAAACAGGTCGTTGGCGCCGGGCACCAGCAGGTGCGTGGGGTGGCGTCGAACGTGGGGTGCTTTCACCTGTGTGCATGGGCGTTCACAATGACCGAAGCGTGGGCCTGGGACCGGAAGGCCGAGGACCTGGTGGCCCATCGGGCCGCGTCCCCGTGGGACGATCCCGAGCGGCGCCCGAGCCACGCGGACAAGCGCCGGGCGTGGCAGCGGGAGTTGCTGGCCGAGGAAATTCAGGCCGTTGTGGGTGAGCACCACGACCCGGTGCAAATTCACAACCTCGCACGGCGGTGCCTCGACCTCGCCGCGTAA